The following proteins are encoded in a genomic region of Brachypodium distachyon strain Bd21 chromosome 1, Brachypodium_distachyon_v3.0, whole genome shotgun sequence:
- the LOC106865781 gene encoding uncharacterized protein LOC106865781, giving the protein MTRVHGGCWTGQERERDAARPEGSSLDPSTTLATAGEINNAPGERRGDGSVETAVEVGPDRGWRRRRSARPRPRQTSQAAAGLPIHAPGEISRASVAAEAEGGGQVEVPPLELLDEAVDEAQVAEGTCGRHWSCSVAAALRCACVRA; this is encoded by the exons atgacCCGCGTCCACGGGGGCTGTTGGACCGGTCAGGAGAGAGAGCGCGACGCGGCGAGGCCGGAGGGGTCGAGCTTGGACCCATCCACCACTCTCGCCACCGCCGGAGAAATCAACAACGCGCCCGGGGAGAGACGCGGTGACGGCAGCGTGGAGACGGCCGTCGAGGTTGGACCGGACAGGGGgtggcgtcgccgccggtccgCTCGTCCGCGCCCGCGCCAGACGTCGCAAGCCGCTGCAGGTCTGCCCATCCACGCGCCTGGGGAGATTTCTCGTGCATCCGTGGCTGCTgaggcggagggcggcgggcaGGTGGAGGTTCCGCCGCTTGAACTGCTAGACGAGGCCGTGGACGAAGCGCAGGTCGCCGAGGGCACCTGCGGGCGCCACTGGAGCTGCAGT GTTGCTGCTGCACTGAGATGTGCTTGCGTGCGTGCTTAA
- the LOC112269967 gene encoding uncharacterized protein LOC112269967 produces the protein MAATSDSGSDHDSPNQEPEFHIHAMDEATSHRRPPRAVPPIRQQMPPPAAFALIHPSRPATTTMADAVDSDSGSDQDCPDQEPEFVLHVVDDHPRPPPRRPIQYLQPPPPPQPQFVNNDRLWIKHMILFLLRMVHFVGMMVLTVTTVALAAQLPKEFTESYAGQYRIWAPVVMGINISSWFFVGLLNNDHACNWCLNPT, from the exons ATGGCCGCCACATCCGACTCCGGCTCCGACCATGACTCGCCCAACCAAGAGCCCGAGTTCCACATACACGCCATGGACGAGGCCACCAGCCATCGTCGTCCACCTCGAGCCGTCCCTCCCATACGCCAGCAGatgccaccgccggccgcgtTCGCGTTAATCCATCCTAGCCGTCCTGCGACGACGACCATGGCGGACGCCGTGGATTCCGACTCCGGCTCCGACCAAGACTGCCCGGATCAGGAGCCCGAGTTCGTCCTTCACGTGGTGGATGACCACCCCCGACCACCGCCCCGCCGTCCGATCCAATACctgcaaccgccgccgccgccgcaacctcAGTTTGTCAACAACGATCGCCTATGGATAAAGCATATGATCCTCTTCCTGTTAAGG ATGGTTCACTTCGTCGGGATGATGGTCCTCACCGTCACGACAGTTGCGTTGGCAGCGCAACTACCCAAGGAGTTCACCGAAAGCTACGCTGGCCAATACCGAATCTGGGCCCCCGTGGTAATGGGCATCAACATCTCCTCGTGGTTTTTTGTCGGCCTGCTCAACAACGATCACGCATGTAACTGGTGTTTGAACCCTACATGA